Proteins encoded within one genomic window of Methanosarcina barkeri str. Wiesmoor:
- a CDS encoding transglutaminase domain-containing protein, whose product MRKINLIFTVALILAIFLCTGASAKNVEIGSVPEYRSTLDWLFVEPHNLEVQYCSFVSNIDSGVHEFQNLNSRSSVSPGKRNRNMPQNFQPTYNNERPQQLPPAVSREIPSKGISPDMRSRSFLDEQYITQQNTSYYQSRVTPYADAVTSYLEENDLDDKYEIYQAALSWTWVSDETLNGVDEKWLTPTEFLDETPTYSSNPDYGEPVSDCEEQANTLASLLIASGDYNESTVRVAIGKVYFGNVSGGHAWVEVYEDGEWFPLDPTEGPYYDDDNCSIVSADVSEINYDEYMESTYPAVKVWCYYNNKYFMEVGKQNGDVPAFWNEQPESYLEKQNGDAPVF is encoded by the coding sequence ATGAGAAAAATTAATCTAATTTTTACAGTTGCCCTTATATTGGCTATATTTCTTTGTACTGGTGCGAGCGCTAAAAACGTAGAAATCGGAAGCGTCCCCGAATACAGGAGTACTCTAGATTGGTTATTTGTTGAACCTCATAATCTTGAGGTTCAGTACTGCAGTTTCGTAAGTAATATAGATAGTGGAGTCCATGAGTTTCAAAACTTGAATTCAAGATCTTCTGTGTCTCCTGGAAAAAGAAACAGAAATATGCCACAAAATTTCCAACCCACTTATAATAACGAAAGACCTCAACAGTTACCTCCGGCTGTTTCCAGAGAAATACCTTCAAAAGGGATATCTCCTGACATGAGGTCCAGGAGTTTTCTGGACGAACAATACATAACGCAGCAAAACACTTCTTACTATCAATCTCGTGTTACCCCATACGCAGATGCTGTAACCTCTTACCTTGAAGAAAATGACCTTGACGATAAGTACGAGATATATCAAGCCGCTTTATCGTGGACCTGGGTATCCGATGAAACCCTGAACGGTGTAGATGAAAAATGGCTTACTCCAACAGAGTTTCTTGACGAAACCCCTACTTATTCCAGCAATCCTGATTATGGAGAGCCTGTCAGTGATTGTGAAGAACAGGCAAATACTCTTGCATCCCTCCTAATTGCTTCGGGAGACTATAATGAAAGTACCGTGCGTGTAGCTATAGGAAAAGTATATTTTGGAAATGTCAGTGGTGGGCACGCCTGGGTAGAAGTTTATGAAGATGGGGAATGGTTCCCGCTTGACCCCACTGAAGGACCATACTACGATGATGACAACTGCTCTATAGTATCTGCGGACGTATCAGAAATCAATTATGACGAGTACATGGAAAGCACATATCCGGCTGTAAAAGTCTGGTGTTATTACAATAACAAGTACTTTATGGAAGTAGGAAAGCAGAATGGAGATGTTCCAGCGTTCTGGAACGAGCAACCGGAAAGTTATCTAGAAAAACAGAACGGAGATGCTCCAGTGTTCTGA
- a CDS encoding YkgJ family cysteine cluster protein: MLYTKIPMQAYENFHKIFSGSNQNTFEICSECGGACEHNKIGTLLPGEEEYMAEKMGINVSEFKIRYLDAVEMDDGTLIYVLKLGKLCPFLCEENEECKCRDFKPIFCKIYPLVLTLEDNKINFTMDNWCKLSRKKACRLYFETAIPLLSSLEIPIEWLRHVTSYDNLCFDYDQLKEYRRGKNKYATFLLEELLSLQKAEIETISLCADFSQDLGQKVEEPVF, encoded by the coding sequence GTGTTATATACGAAAATACCAATGCAAGCGTATGAAAACTTTCACAAGATATTCAGTGGAAGTAATCAAAATACTTTTGAAATCTGCAGTGAATGTGGTGGAGCGTGCGAGCATAATAAAATAGGAACTCTGTTGCCTGGGGAAGAAGAGTATATGGCAGAAAAAATGGGTATAAACGTTTCGGAATTTAAAATTCGCTACCTTGATGCTGTGGAAATGGATGACGGAACTTTAATATATGTATTAAAATTAGGAAAGTTGTGCCCCTTTTTATGTGAAGAAAATGAAGAATGTAAGTGCAGGGATTTTAAGCCTATATTCTGTAAAATCTATCCTTTAGTCCTCACGCTTGAAGATAATAAAATAAATTTTACAATGGATAACTGGTGTAAACTGTCAAGAAAAAAAGCTTGCAGGCTTTATTTTGAAACTGCCATCCCGCTTTTGTCAAGCCTTGAAATTCCAATAGAATGGTTAAGGCATGTAACTAGCTATGATAATCTCTGCTTTGATTACGATCAATTAAAAGAATACAGGCGCGGAAAAAATAAGTATGCAACTTTTTTGCTGGAAGAATTGCTGAGTTTGCAGAAAGCCGAAATCGAAACTATCAGTCTATGTGCTGATTTCAGTCAGGATTTAGGCCAGAAAGTTGAAGAACCTGTTTTTTAA
- a CDS encoding CHASE4 domain-containing protein: MSGIDISKKVLLITFLIFGVLTVVFTLTHNMQLSNFLELEKVDTADNVERVQNAISTEQGYLNRTVQDWACWDDAYRFVEDKNQNYTDVNLQNQTLTGIKVNVMIFVDKSESVVYAKSVDIYTGEEKPVPEKLLRMVEDGTLLSKSENDRKSGFVLLDENPMFIACHPILTTKYNGPMKGTLIFGRYFDDILLNSFKESTRSSLLMYTVNEDLPLDFQTKLKSISENPDITIVEPLSENTVAGYFELLDVSGKPALIMRADFPRELYEYGEKTLDNMYFFLLLTAIMTGVGVKFVFDRLFISRLIRIDNFVTKVRSEKDLSRRLPLKDDDELYRLSKEINGMLNEIDLAQQELKAQEREKKVLLDSLNELVIFVNPQLYIIWANKAALEFMKIDLQKAVGLRLNDTLDISIPLSYSLDLEQVFMTGNKKSGEFSGKDDRVWIVQAIPVTEEGGKIIGVLEMCRDITESKAAETLLQEKQIAEAANRTKSEFLANMSHELRTPLNSIIGFADLLYEQVYGELNERQLKSVGNISKSGKHLLNLINGILDLSKIEAGKMELSYKQFELASKLNIIKNLLSPIADRKNVQIEISIDSSLSSIYADEARFVQIMYNLVDNAIKFSYENGLVKIEARKKGDLVEITVTDTGIGIKPEDQSKLFKPFSQVDSFLSKQFQGTGLGLSLVKQIVQLHGGDIWFRSKPGEGSTFAFVIPIECIKVENGTTRSDSKVQG; the protein is encoded by the coding sequence GTGTCTGGAATCGATATTAGTAAAAAGGTTCTTTTAATAACTTTCTTAATTTTTGGTGTTCTCACAGTTGTATTTACACTCACTCATAATATGCAACTTTCCAATTTTTTAGAGCTTGAAAAAGTGGACACCGCGGATAATGTAGAAAGGGTGCAAAATGCCATTTCAACCGAGCAGGGATATCTTAATCGGACAGTACAGGATTGGGCTTGCTGGGATGATGCTTACCGTTTTGTTGAAGACAAGAATCAGAATTATACAGATGTAAATCTTCAGAATCAAACTCTTACAGGAATTAAGGTTAATGTGATGATTTTTGTAGATAAATCCGAATCTGTTGTCTATGCAAAATCAGTAGATATTTATACTGGAGAGGAAAAACCGGTTCCGGAAAAGCTTCTTAGAATGGTCGAAGACGGAACTCTTCTTTCAAAATCCGAAAACGACAGGAAAAGCGGTTTCGTTTTGCTTGACGAAAATCCTATGTTTATTGCCTGTCATCCGATCCTTACGACAAAATATAATGGACCTATGAAGGGCACCTTGATTTTTGGGAGATACTTTGACGACATACTTCTTAACTCTTTCAAAGAATCTACCCGTTCTTCTCTTTTAATGTATACAGTCAATGAAGATTTGCCTCTTGATTTCCAGACCAAGTTAAAAAGTATTTCAGAGAATCCAGACATAACTATTGTCGAACCCCTTAGCGAAAATACCGTAGCTGGATATTTTGAATTGCTAGACGTATCAGGCAAGCCCGCTCTTATTATGAGGGCGGATTTTCCAAGAGAACTCTATGAGTACGGCGAAAAAACCCTGGATAATATGTATTTCTTCCTTTTGCTAACTGCTATCATGACCGGGGTAGGGGTTAAATTTGTGTTTGATAGGTTATTTATCTCAAGGTTAATCAGAATTGATAATTTCGTTACCAAAGTCAGGTCGGAAAAGGATCTTTCCAGAAGATTGCCTCTTAAAGACGACGATGAACTTTACCGTCTTTCAAAGGAAATAAACGGAATGTTAAATGAAATTGATCTTGCACAGCAAGAATTAAAGGCACAGGAAAGAGAAAAGAAAGTCCTGCTTGATTCTCTGAATGAACTGGTTATTTTCGTAAACCCTCAACTTTATATTATCTGGGCGAACAAAGCTGCCCTGGAATTTATGAAGATAGATCTTCAAAAAGCAGTGGGTCTACGCCTTAATGATACCCTTGATATAAGTATCCCGTTATCCTATTCCCTGGATCTTGAACAGGTTTTTATGACAGGCAATAAAAAATCAGGAGAATTTTCTGGGAAAGATGACAGAGTCTGGATTGTTCAGGCAATCCCTGTAACTGAAGAGGGTGGAAAGATCATAGGAGTCCTCGAAATGTGTAGGGACATTACGGAAAGTAAAGCCGCAGAAACCCTTCTTCAGGAAAAACAAATCGCAGAAGCCGCAAACCGTACCAAGAGCGAATTTTTGGCAAATATGAGCCACGAGCTGAGAACCCCACTTAACTCTATTATAGGGTTTGCTGACCTTCTTTATGAACAGGTGTACGGCGAATTGAATGAAAGACAGCTAAAATCCGTAGGGAACATCTCGAAAAGTGGAAAACACCTTCTGAATCTGATAAATGGCATCCTGGATCTCTCTAAAATAGAAGCTGGAAAAATGGAGCTCAGTTATAAACAGTTTGAGCTTGCCAGTAAACTTAACATAATAAAAAATCTTCTGTCTCCTATAGCCGATCGAAAAAATGTTCAAATTGAAATCAGCATAGATAGCAGCCTTTCCAGTATATATGCTGATGAAGCCCGCTTCGTTCAGATTATGTACAACCTTGTAGACAACGCTATAAAATTCTCCTATGAAAACGGGCTTGTAAAAATAGAGGCAAGAAAAAAGGGAGATTTGGTAGAAATAACCGTCACGGATACAGGAATTGGAATTAAACCCGAGGACCAGAGTAAACTTTTCAAGCCTTTCAGCCAGGTTGATTCCTTTTTGTCCAAACAATTCCAGGGAACCGGACTGGGGCTTTCGCTGGTTAAGCAGATTGTACAGTTACATGGCGGAGATATCTGGTTCAGGAGTAAGCCTGGAGAAGGAAGCACCTTTGCTTTCGTGATTCCGATAGAATGTATTAAAGTCGAAAATGGAACTACCAGATCAGATAGTAAAGTACAGGGGTGA
- a CDS encoding DUF1638 domain-containing protein, which produces MSVLSIVACGMLEDELVHVLSKDRDLQQLIVVENRESSGFLRKLRLRNCNPRTAFLDRVPMLLKGRSNPGFIVPSRFLSSLPILKKFCKRRKLRKDISVVVNLLSLSLHTDLEILKAEVYRNIYEMASFSDRILVFYGVCGHALGKLEEDLSDLECPLFFLKDKNGEIIEDCISLALGGNKAYARTMTKFQGMGTIYLTPMWASSWKKLGNEKSNRDFNKHYLKNPLYCLAAKIDGGLVDEQEFNSNVKEFACTFDMKVVNLKGSLEITEQSYLNARNGATEKQ; this is translated from the coding sequence ATGTCTGTACTGAGCATTGTTGCTTGCGGGATGCTCGAAGACGAGCTTGTACATGTATTATCAAAAGACCGTGATTTACAGCAGCTAATCGTTGTGGAAAACCGGGAGAGCTCAGGTTTCCTCCGTAAGCTCAGACTGAGAAATTGCAACCCAAGGACAGCTTTTTTGGATCGAGTCCCAATGCTCCTGAAAGGCCGCTCTAACCCTGGTTTCATAGTTCCTTCAAGGTTTCTTTCAAGCCTTCCGATCCTCAAAAAGTTTTGTAAGAGGAGGAAACTCCGGAAAGATATAAGCGTTGTTGTAAATCTATTAAGTTTGAGCCTGCATACCGACCTTGAGATTTTAAAGGCTGAAGTTTACAGAAATATCTATGAGATGGCGTCCTTTTCGGACAGAATCCTGGTTTTTTATGGAGTCTGCGGGCACGCACTTGGAAAACTGGAAGAGGATTTATCGGATCTGGAATGCCCACTTTTCTTTCTGAAAGACAAAAATGGAGAAATTATAGAAGACTGCATCAGTCTGGCACTGGGAGGAAACAAAGCTTATGCCAGGACCATGACCAAATTCCAGGGCATGGGAACGATCTACCTGACCCCAATGTGGGCTTCTAGCTGGAAGAAGCTGGGAAATGAAAAAAGTAACCGGGACTTCAATAAGCATTATCTAAAAAATCCACTCTACTGCCTGGCTGCAAAAATCGATGGTGGACTTGTAGATGAGCAGGAGTTCAATTCAAATGTTAAAGAATTTGCCTGCACCTTTGATATGAAAGTTGTGAATCTCAAAGGAAGTCTGGAGATTACCGAACAGTCCTACTTGAATGCCCGAAACGGTGCAACTGAAAAACAATAA
- a CDS encoding pyridoxamine 5'-phosphate oxidase family protein, with protein MVKLSEEMKTAFSKVKIFPVATASKEGVPNVVPIGFCQLVDDETIWIADNFMAKSLANLKENPNVAIYVWGPDTGGCFQIKGKAEIISSGEKFEKMKAIVNAAKPGLPAKNLIEVRISDVFQCAPGPDAGKKLL; from the coding sequence ATGGTAAAATTAAGTGAAGAGATGAAAACTGCTTTTTCGAAGGTAAAGATCTTTCCCGTAGCTACGGCCTCAAAAGAAGGAGTTCCGAATGTGGTGCCTATAGGGTTCTGCCAGCTTGTAGATGATGAGACAATCTGGATAGCAGATAACTTCATGGCCAAATCCCTGGCAAACCTTAAGGAAAATCCAAATGTGGCAATATATGTTTGGGGACCAGACACCGGTGGTTGCTTCCAGATAAAAGGTAAAGCCGAAATTATCAGTTCCGGAGAAAAATTTGAAAAAATGAAAGCAATTGTGAATGCGGCAAAACCTGGACTTCCTGCAAAGAACCTCATAGAAGTAAGGATTAGCGACGTATTCCAGTGTGCTCCCGGCCCTGACGCAGGAAAGAAGTTACTTTAA
- a CDS encoding SAM-dependent methyltransferase — protein MTIVYPDIKPWGRSFKEYVRMFNLTPDDLERKILGCGDGPASFNAEFTERGGNIISVDPVYFFSADQIRQRIHETYNYIIDQTRKNQDKFIWQEIGSVEELGRIRMSAMEKFLKDFSEGVMQKRYIPGELPFLPFKDKEFDLALCSHLLFLYTDNLSLEFHLKSIEELCRVSNEVRVFPLQDVNADRSSYVEPVINFLRTKNQDVKEIKVAYEFQKGGNTMLRIC, from the coding sequence ATGACAATTGTATATCCTGATATCAAGCCATGGGGACGGTCTTTCAAAGAATATGTCAGAATGTTTAACTTAACACCTGATGATCTCGAGCGAAAGATCCTGGGCTGTGGAGACGGACCTGCAAGCTTCAATGCAGAGTTTACAGAACGAGGCGGAAATATCATATCAGTTGACCCTGTCTACTTTTTCAGTGCTGATCAGATTAGACAGAGAATTCATGAAACCTATAATTATATCATTGACCAGACCCGGAAAAACCAGGATAAATTTATCTGGCAAGAAATTGGCTCAGTTGAAGAACTCGGAAGGATAAGGATGTCGGCTATGGAGAAATTTCTAAAAGATTTTTCGGAAGGCGTGATGCAAAAAAGATATATACCGGGTGAACTGCCCTTTTTGCCTTTTAAGGATAAAGAGTTTGATCTGGCATTGTGCTCGCATTTATTATTTCTCTATACAGATAACCTGTCACTGGAGTTTCATTTAAAATCGATAGAGGAGTTGTGCAGGGTTTCAAATGAGGTAAGAGTATTTCCGTTACAAGACGTAAACGCCGACCGATCATCATATGTTGAGCCTGTAATCAATTTTTTACGGACAAAAAACCAAGATGTAAAGGAAATAAAGGTAGCATACGAATTTCAAAAGGGTGGAAATACAATGTTAAGAATTTGTTGA